One Edaphobacter flagellatus genomic region harbors:
- a CDS encoding heme-binding domain-containing protein — translation MNRTHKIIAGCLVALATSVLLAHAHPFGDAGLAAPRQQGTILQHADVPAAVRTTLETKCADCHSMQPRPPLYARIAPVSWLVERDIVEGRKAMNLSQWDSYSADKQEELKAKILSETKLHKMPLPQYRFIHWSSTVTAPEIDAIASWARGSTASPDISTAGQPLMAADAVRGKLAFEKRCTGCHSLDENREGPHLRGVYGRASGSVPNFGYSAALRQARITWDDKTLEHWLAGPDEFVPGVDMDFHVAKPQERVDIVRFLKESAGK, via the coding sequence ATGAACCGTACGCACAAGATCATCGCCGGCTGCCTTGTTGCTTTGGCTACATCTGTGCTGCTGGCGCACGCGCATCCGTTCGGCGATGCGGGCCTCGCTGCGCCGCGGCAACAAGGGACGATTCTGCAGCACGCCGACGTCCCTGCTGCGGTGCGCACGACACTGGAGACGAAGTGCGCCGACTGCCACTCCATGCAGCCCCGGCCTCCGCTCTATGCGCGGATAGCGCCCGTCTCCTGGCTGGTCGAGCGCGACATCGTCGAAGGGCGCAAGGCGATGAACCTCTCACAGTGGGACAGCTACTCTGCCGACAAGCAGGAGGAGCTCAAAGCAAAAATCCTCAGCGAGACAAAATTACATAAGATGCCTCTCCCGCAGTACCGTTTCATTCACTGGAGCAGCACGGTGACCGCGCCGGAGATCGACGCCATCGCCAGCTGGGCACGTGGCTCCACTGCGTCCCCGGATATCTCGACAGCCGGACAACCCCTGATGGCAGCCGATGCTGTTCGCGGCAAGCTGGCCTTTGAGAAGCGTTGTACCGGATGCCACTCGCTCGACGAGAACCGCGAAGGCCCACACCTGCGTGGAGTCTACGGTCGCGCATCGGGCTCGGTGCCGAACTTCGGCTATTCGGCGGCGTTGCGTCAGGCACGCATCACCTGGGACGACAAAACGTTGGAGCACTGGTTAGCCGGACCGGATGAGTTCGTGCCCGGCGTCGACATGGACTTCCACGTTGCCAAGCCGCAGGAGCGTGTCGACATCGTGCGCTTTTTGAAGGAGAGCGCAGGCAAATGA